One Peromyscus leucopus breed LL Stock chromosome 4, UCI_PerLeu_2.1, whole genome shotgun sequence genomic region harbors:
- the LOC114699694 gene encoding low-density lipoprotein receptor-related protein 4-like: MRRWWGALLLGALLCAHGLASNLECACGRSHFTCAVSALGECTCIPAQWQCDGDNDCGDHSDEDGCMLPTCSPLDFHCDNGKCIRRSWVCDGDNDCEDDSDEQDCPPRECEEDEFPCQNGYCIRSLWHCDGDNDCGDNSDEQCDMRKCSDKEFRCSDGSCIAEHWYCDGDTDCKDGSDEESCPSAVPSPPCNLEEFQCAYGRCILDIYHCDGDDDCGDWSDESDCSSHQPCRAGEFMCDSGLCINAGWRCDGDADCDDQSDERNCTTSMCTAEQFRCRSGRCVRLSWRCDGEDDCADNSDEENCENTGSPQCASDQFLCWNGRCIGQRKLCNGVNDCGDSSDEGPQQNCRPRTGEENCNVNNGGCAQKCQMVRGAVQCTCHTGYRLTEDGRTCQDVNECAEEGYCSQGCTNSEGAFQCWCEAGYELRPDRRSCKALGPEPVLLFANRIDIRQVLPHRSEYTLLLNNLENAIALDFHHRRELVFWSDVTLDRILRANLNGSNVEEVVSTGLESPGRKTRP; encoded by the exons ATGAGGCGATGGTGGGGCGCGCTGCTGCTTGGCGCCCTGCTCTGCGCACACG GCCTAGCCAGCAACCTGGAGTGTGCCTGTGGTCGGAGCCACTTCACGTGTGCAGTGAGTGCCCTCGGCGAGTGTACCTGCATCCCCGCCCAGTGGCAGTGTGACGGAGACAATGACTGCGGGGACCACAGCGACGAGGACGGGTGTA TGCTGCCTACCTGTTCCCCTCTGGACTTCCACTGTGACAACGGCAAGTGTATCCGCCGCTCCTGGGTGTGCGACGGAGACAATGACTGTGAAGATGACTCTGACGAGCAGGACTGTC CCCCCCGGGAGTGTGAGGAGGATGAGTTCCCCTGCCAGAACGGCTACTGCATCCGGAGTCTGTGGCACTGTGATGGAGACAACGACTGTGGTGACAACAGTGACGAGCAGTGTG ACATGCGCAAGTGCTCAGACAAGGAATTCCGCTGCAGTGATGGGAGCTGCATTGCTGAACATTGGTACTGCGACGGAGACACGGACTGCAAGGACGGCTCCGACGAGGAGAGCTGCC CCTCAGCAGTTCCCTCTCCTCCTTGCAATCTGGAGGAGTTCCAGTGTGCCTATGGCCGCTGCATCCTCGACATCTACCACTGCGACGGAGATGATGACTGCGGAGACTGGTCGGACGAGTCTGACTGCT CTTCCCACCAGCCCTGCCGCGCTGGGGAATTCATGTGTGACAGTGGCCTGTGCATCAACGCAGGCTGGCGCTGTGATGGTGACGCAGACTGCGATGACCAGTCTGATGAACGCAACTGCA CCACCTCCATGTGCACAGCCGAACAGTTTCGCTGTCGGTCAGGCCGCTGTGTCCGTCTGTCCTGGCGCTGTGATGGGGAGGATGACTGTGCGGACAACAGTGATGAAGAAAACTGTGAGAACACAG GAAGCCCCCAGTGTGCCTCTGACCAGTTCCTGTGTTGGAACGGGCGCTGTATTGGGCAGAGAAAGCTGTGCAATGGGGTCAATGACTGCGGGGACAGCAGTGACGAAGGCCCGCAGCAGAACTGCC GGCCCCGGACGGGTGAGGAGAACTGCAATGTTAACAACGGTGGCTGTGCCCAGAAGTGCCAGATGGTGCGAGGGGCAGTGCAGTGTACCTGCCACACGGGCTACCGGCTCACAGAGGACGGGAGAACGTGCCAGG ATGTGAATGAATGTGCTGAGGAAGGCTACTGCAGCCAGGGCTGTACCAACAGTGAGGGAGCTTTCCAGTGCTGGTGTGAAGCCGGTTATGAGCTACGGCCTGACCGGCGCAGCTGCAAGGCTCTGG GGCCAGAACCCGTGCTACTGTTTGCCAATCGTATCGACATCCGGCAGGTGCTCCCGCACCGCTCTGAATACACACTGCTACTCAACAACCTGGAGAACGCCATTGCCCTTGACTTTCATCACCGGCGGGAGCTGGTCTTCTGGTCTGATGTCACCCTGGATCGCATCCTCCGTGCCAACCTTAATGGCAGCAATGTGGAGGAGGTTGTGTCTACTGGGCTAGAGAGCCCAGGTAGGAAAACAAGGCCCTGA